From Woronichinia naegeliana WA131, the proteins below share one genomic window:
- a CDS encoding ISKra4 family transposase — MKTLVGEVEISQKQARKLKVSPKIVLSPGLEKCCLRASAKTSYQQAEEDIEELMGIKVGHSSLHRLVERTELPLAQAQSESAGVSIDGGKICLRGEEKEGGQWRDYKLVSLHGNVCEAFFQDPEGLKNWSNVQPLSPIVTFLGDGHPAIWNAVESFATQSWLIRREVLDWYHLKENLFKVGGSLKRLEAVEHLLWRGFVNKAIDAFDGVKSKRAKNFQAYLTKHYQRIPDYQYYQQLGIVIGSGDVESKIKQVGARVKLSGARWHLHNVSRILRLRCAYLNHSPLLSVNVLS, encoded by the coding sequence ATCAAAACCCTAGTCGGAGAAGTGGAAATAAGCCAAAAACAAGCCAGAAAACTAAAGGTGTCGCCAAAAATCGTCTTAAGTCCAGGTTTAGAGAAATGCTGTCTAAGAGCCAGTGCGAAAACATCCTACCAACAAGCAGAAGAAGATATAGAGGAGTTGATGGGGATAAAAGTAGGACATAGCAGTTTACATCGCTTGGTAGAACGGACAGAACTGCCCTTAGCTCAAGCTCAGTCAGAGAGTGCGGGGGTCAGTATAGATGGGGGAAAGATTTGTCTGCGGGGCGAGGAGAAGGAAGGGGGACAGTGGCGAGATTATAAACTGGTGAGTCTTCATGGCAATGTCTGTGAAGCCTTTTTCCAAGACCCAGAGGGCTTAAAGAATTGGAGCAATGTTCAACCTTTGTCTCCAATAGTGACCTTTTTGGGAGATGGTCATCCCGCAATCTGGAATGCGGTAGAGAGTTTCGCCACTCAATCGTGGCTGATACGACGAGAGGTGTTGGATTGGTATCATCTCAAGGAGAATCTGTTCAAAGTGGGTGGCTCTCTCAAACGGCTAGAAGCAGTGGAGCATTTACTGTGGCGGGGTTTTGTGAACAAGGCAATAGATGCGTTTGATGGAGTCAAAAGCAAGAGGGCAAAGAATTTTCAAGCCTATTTGACGAAGCATTATCAGCGTATCCCTGATTACCAATACTATCAACAGCTTGGTATTGTGATTGGTTCTGGTGATGTGGAGTCTAAGATTAAACAGGTGGGAGCTAGGGTTAAATTGTCGGGAGCACGTTGGCATCTTCATAATGTTTCTCGTATTCTTCGGCTACGATGTGCTTATCTCAATCACTCTCCTCTTTTGAGTGTCAATGTATTATCTTAA